Part of the Verrucomicrobiota bacterium genome, CTGTTGTAAACCACATCAAAGAACTAATCTTCCACACATACAATAATACAAAGCTTCTAGCCTCTTGCACTTGTTAGTTGAATCCGCGTAGGGAAGTGGTCGAAGTTCCAAGCAATTGGAAAATGAGTCAATCCAAACCTAAGAGTGGATTCTCACGCGCTGAGGCTAAACGGATTTATTTGGTTTGGAATGCCTCGCTTTGCACAACCAGGAGCACCAGGTCCTGCATGCCCATACCGCTTTCTGTTAGCTCCTGCACGATCCCGTTGACTTCTGGTCGATCCGTAAATTCGAGTGTGCGGCCCATGGAGTAGGCGAGCAGCTTTTCGGTGAGGCAGCTGGCGAATTGTTCCTGCCGACCTGAAAGCACGTCCTTGAAGTCCTCAATTCCGTCAAACTTGTGGCCATTGGGCAACTGACCTGAAGCATCAATAACAGGACCGGAATCGTCCCTTCTCGGATACCGTTCACGCCAAGCACCAATGGGATCATAATTCTCAAGGGCAAATCCAAGGGGATCGATTTTTTTGTGACACTCATAGCAGGTCTCAACTTTCCTGTGTTTATCCAATTGGTCCCGAATCGTGGTCGCTCCTCGTATATCCGGTTCCAGGGGTTCAACATCGGGCGGGGGAGGTGAAGGCGGCGAGCCCAATATATTTTCCAATACCCAGATGCCCCGAATAACCGGAGAGGTATCGATGCCATTGGCACTGGCCGTCAAGATACTCGCATGGCCCAGTAAGCCACCTCTGCGTGGATCGTTCTTAACCGAGACTCTTTGGAAGTCTGGCCCGTTGATTCCTTCCATTCCGTAGAGTCTGGCTAATCCTCCATCGACAAAGGTGAAATCAGAATCGAGAAACTGGTTGATCGATAGGTTGTTTTCCAGGATGTAGCGGAAGAATCTTTGAGTCTCCTGTTTCATCGAATGTTCAAGCCCGTCAATATAGTACGTTTTAAAATCCTTATCGCTTGGAGGCATGGTTCCGATTTTATAAAGCTCCAGCCAGCGCGCGGTGAATGATTCGGTGAATGCATTCGATCTATCGTCTTGTAGCAAGCGGACCGTCTGTTGTTTAAGCGTTTTAGGATCAGAAAGTCTGCCCGATGCTGCCAGTTCCATCAGCTCAGCATCAGGTTGTGTAGACCAAAGGAAATAACTTAAACGAGAAGCCAAGGCGTAATCATCGAGTCGACCTTCGGGTTCCTGTAGATACAGGAAATCGGGTGAACACAGAATGGCTCGAAAACCGACTTTTAACGCTTCGAACGCGCTTTTGCCTTCCTCGGCTTTGGAACGAACAAGCTGATGAAGGATGTTGAGTTTGTCGTTGGTAACGGGTCTTCTGAAAGCTGCACTGGCAAATCGTGTCAGGATCGCCCGCGCATTTTTCATGGTGGGTTCAAAGTCTCCAAACAATGCTTTGTAGCTGGGAGTGGGCCAGCTCTCATAAAAGGGTCCCTCAAGCTTAACTTCGAACACACGGATACGTGGACCGTGGTAGCCACTATAAAATGCTGCCCAGCCGTCGCGGCGATTGAATTTGTTCGACGTGCCTTCCGTGTCGAGGACTTGACCAACGGTAGTAGCGATCTGTGTTGCCTCAGCTTCAATTCTTCGCACTTCAGCTTCTTCGATTGAATAAGGGTAGAGTCCATCGCCGGGAATGGTCCAGTTATGTATAAAATCCTGGAAGTGCTCAGGATACTTATGAACCAGTGTTTTGCGCAGCGGTTTCACGCGAGGCGGACCATTCGGGAATGTGAGTCTTGGTTGGTAGCCTTTATCCAACCAGACGCGGGCTTCGTACCACTCAGGTTGATCATCCGCGATGACGAATCTTGCTACTTTGCGATCGGACGACGTCCTGAATTCCAACTCCCCATACGCCCGTGAACCGGCGATCACATCGACGCGCAGCGGTTCGCTTTTTCGGGTTCCCACAATTTCTTCGGGGTAGGGGTATACGCGGTCGATGGCCTGGGCTTTAAATCTTACGGTATAGAATCCACTTGCAGGGACACCTTCCTCCAAATCTTCAAGCCACATAAAGCCATCCTGATCGGTGGTATTTTTCCGGATGTGTTGAAACTCACCGGCAACATCTTTTCCGTCCCAACGATTGCGAGCCGTGTAAAAGGGTGCTTCGAACGCATACTTTTGGATAGCCGGTTGAGGACCGTGCATCGTGGCGTATTCGATGTAAGCTTCTGCTGCGTCGAGGTAGCCTTGAAGTAGAAAGTCCGAAGTGATTAAAGCTGAGCCTATGTTATTAAAGTTCTCCTCTGTTTCGTCAGGAGGAAACGACTCGGACGGATCGGCGAGTAAGGGTCCAAGTTTCAACAAGTCGCGGATGGTTCGATTGTATTCCGTTCGATTGAGTCGACGTAACACGGTTTTTCGACCGGTGCTTTTGTGAAGTGCATAAGCCGTTTCCAGCTCGGCGGTAATCCAGTTAACGACTTCTTGTCTATCTTCCGGCTTTGGTTGTTTTTCATCTTCCGGAGGCATGTCGCCCAGATTCATCAGATCCGCGATGTCTTGCCAAAGGTTCAACGAATCCAAATCCGTGAAATCGGCTTCAAGTGTGTCGTAACGACGGTCGCCCTTTTGTTTATCGGGTCCGTGACACGTTATACAGTAGCTTTCCAGAAAAGGCTGAACTGCATTGTAATAAGTGTCCGTTTGAGCAGAGAGAAAGCTTCCCGGTGTACAGAAAGCCATACTTACAACGGCACCGAAGGCTTTTTGTTTAAACGAACTCATGCAACTACCAGGCCGGTTAATGTTCCGGAACCTTTGTTAAAATTGTCTATTTCCAGGCCGAAACGCTGAAGCATGGAACCATACAGATTACAAAGTGGGACACGTTTGTGGTTTTCCGTAGGATAAGCTTTGTGCTCGCCATGCTTAAAGCCACCGCCTGCCAGTACCACCGGTAAGTTTTTATTGGAATGCGAACTTCCATTGCCCATGCCACTTCCCATTAATATCATGGTTCGGTCAAACAGGGACTGGCCGTCCGGCTCCTTGATGTTTTTAAGGCGGTCCAGAAAACGTCCCATTTGTTCTACCTGATACTTTTCAATAACCAGTAGTCCTTGACGAAGTTTCTCCGCTTTTCCGTGGTGAGAGAAACCATGATAACCGCCGACCAATCCAAGATCTGCCGTATCGATGTTTCCTGGCACTCCGAGTGTCGCAACTCGGGTGGAATCGGTTTCAAGCGCTAGCGCCAGAAGGTCGTAGAATGCTGGAACGGTATAGGTGAGTGAGCCTTCGCTCGGCTCCTGCATATCCACTTCGGGTTTTGGTTTGTGAAGCCATTCCCGAGACATGCCGAGTTTCTTTTCAATTTCCCGAACCGAATTCAAATACTCTTCAAGCTTTTCCTGATCCGTCTTCCCGAGCTGCCGACTCAGGATTTTGGCCTGACTGTTTACCGCATCGAGGATGCTTTCGTTTACATCGTAGGCCGATTGCTGTTTGGCAAGCATTCTGGGATCGTCCTGAACGAACAGTGCGCGAAACAAATCTTTGGCTTTGCTGACGGGCGGCACATTGATCCCATTGCGTGTCCAGGAGAGCTTGCAATCCAGGTCTCCGCCTGCCAACCCGGGGGATACAACCAGTGACGAGAAACGAGTTCTAGCTCCAACGAATTCGGCCGCACGCTGGTCGACGGAAATATTACCTTCCGGCCAGTCCGAAGCATCCTGGTCTTTTATTCCACTCAGGAACGCGTGCACGGCGCTATGGCCTCCGGAAATATCGTGATCCAGATTCGAGAACACCGTGAAGTCCTTCCGGTGCCTTTCTATAGGCCGCAACAGCTCCGATATTTCATAATCGCGACCTTCACCTTGTGGGAAAAAACTATCAGGCATCAGGCCCAGCGGATTCCCGATACAAACCATGCGCATAGGAGATCCTACTTCACTGGATTTGGCGGCCGCTCCGACCGCTTTTAAGCTCATCGGCCCCATGCTTTCCAGGAAGGGCAGGGCCATGGCCACACCGGTACCTTTTAAAAAGGTGCGACGATTGATTCGTGTTGTATGCATAGGGAAGTCCTTTGGGTTTAGAGGCGTCATTAGGGTAACTGCTTTTCTATGATGCCATTGATCGGCATGAAATCGAGCGTTTTATTTATAACTTACAAACTTCTCAAGGAGAAATAAACTTGTTGGTCCACAATCCCCCACCTAGCTTTTATTCATGTTATTAACGCACGCCGTTCAGCAGTTAGGAACCGAAACCGCTTTTAAAGTATTGGCCAAGGCAAAGGG contains:
- a CDS encoding DUF1592 domain-containing protein; translated protein: MSSFKQKAFGAVVSMAFCTPGSFLSAQTDTYYNAVQPFLESYCITCHGPDKQKGDRRYDTLEADFTDLDSLNLWQDIADLMNLGDMPPEDEKQPKPEDRQEVVNWITAELETAYALHKSTGRKTVLRRLNRTEYNRTIRDLLKLGPLLADPSESFPPDETEENFNNIGSALITSDFLLQGYLDAAEAYIEYATMHGPQPAIQKYAFEAPFYTARNRWDGKDVAGEFQHIRKNTTDQDGFMWLEDLEEGVPASGFYTVRFKAQAIDRVYPYPEEIVGTRKSEPLRVDVIAGSRAYGELEFRTSSDRKVARFVIADDQPEWYEARVWLDKGYQPRLTFPNGPPRVKPLRKTLVHKYPEHFQDFIHNWTIPGDGLYPYSIEEAEVRRIEAEATQIATTVGQVLDTEGTSNKFNRRDGWAAFYSGYHGPRIRVFEVKLEGPFYESWPTPSYKALFGDFEPTMKNARAILTRFASAAFRRPVTNDKLNILHQLVRSKAEEGKSAFEALKVGFRAILCSPDFLYLQEPEGRLDDYALASRLSYFLWSTQPDAELMELAASGRLSDPKTLKQQTVRLLQDDRSNAFTESFTARWLELYKIGTMPPSDKDFKTYYIDGLEHSMKQETQRFFRYILENNLSINQFLDSDFTFVDGGLARLYGMEGINGPDFQRVSVKNDPRRGGLLGHASILTASANGIDTSPVIRGIWVLENILGSPPSPPPPDVEPLEPDIRGATTIRDQLDKHRKVETCYECHKKIDPLGFALENYDPIGAWRERYPRRDDSGPVIDASGQLPNGHKFDGIEDFKDVLSGRQEQFASCLTEKLLAYSMGRTLEFTDRPEVNGIVQELTESGMGMQDLVLLVVQSEAFQTK
- a CDS encoding DUF1552 domain-containing protein — encoded protein: MHTTRINRRTFLKGTGVAMALPFLESMGPMSLKAVGAAAKSSEVGSPMRMVCIGNPLGLMPDSFFPQGEGRDYEISELLRPIERHRKDFTVFSNLDHDISGGHSAVHAFLSGIKDQDASDWPEGNISVDQRAAEFVGARTRFSSLVVSPGLAGGDLDCKLSWTRNGINVPPVSKAKDLFRALFVQDDPRMLAKQQSAYDVNESILDAVNSQAKILSRQLGKTDQEKLEEYLNSVREIEKKLGMSREWLHKPKPEVDMQEPSEGSLTYTVPAFYDLLALALETDSTRVATLGVPGNIDTADLGLVGGYHGFSHHGKAEKLRQGLLVIEKYQVEQMGRFLDRLKNIKEPDGQSLFDRTMILMGSGMGNGSSHSNKNLPVVLAGGGFKHGEHKAYPTENHKRVPLCNLYGSMLQRFGLEIDNFNKGSGTLTGLVVA